The segment AGTCTGAAATTGCTGAACTTGGTGATGAAGATGCCAAGGAATTTTTAGCGGAATTAGGGTTAGAACAATCCGGCTTGGATAAATTAATTAAAGCTTCTTTTAAACTATTAGGCTTAATTACTTTCTTAACAGCTGGAGTGCAAGAGGTTAGAGCGTGGACAATCACAGAAGGAACAAAAGCACCGGAAGCTGGTGGAAAAATTCACTCTGATATAGAACGTGGCTTTATCCGTGCGGAAATTGTTTCATATGATGATTTGATAGCAGCCGGTAGCCAAAATGCTGCGAAAGAAAAAGGGCAAGTTCGATTAGAAGGTAAAGAATATATTATGAAAGACGGGGATGTAACCTATTTCCGTTTTAACGTATAATAAAAAACGTTTGCAATAGTTTTACTAAGGCAAACGTTTTTTTATTATCTAAGTTGTAATTTTACAATAAATATTATTTTTGTTAATATTATAGTGTTAATAAATAATGTTGTGAAGGAGGGGTGAAGATGTCGCAAGCTCAATGGGTGTTTAGTGCGGTCTTGATTACCTCCTTTTTTGGACCATTTTTAGGTAGTTCTATTAATTTGGCAATTCCTTATATGGCTAAAGAGTTTAATGTTTTACCAAGCTTTTTAACCTGGTATGTTTCGGCTTATTTGCTAGGCTCTATTGCTGTATTAGTGCCGATGGGGAAACTGGCTGATATTATGGGGCGGAAAAAAATTTATACCTATGGCTTATACTTATTTATTGTGATGACTATTGGCGCCGGCTTGGCTGATAGCTTGAGAATGTTGATAACTTTTTCGTTTTTACAAGGGATTGCGTCGGCGATGATTTTTAGCACCGGCATGACATTGTTAGTAGCGGTGCATAAAATAACAGAGCGTGGTAAAGTGATTGGCTATTCGGCAGCAGCTACTTATATCGGTTTGTCGCTCGGTCCATTTTTAGGGGGAATCATTACTCATTTTTGGGGTTGGCGCAGTATTTTTTTCTTGATTGCCATTGGCTTGGGTTTAAGTTTGATTGCTATAAAAAAAGTTCATGATGAATGGTATGGACAAAAAGAACCTTTCGATA is part of the Negativicutes bacterium genome and harbors:
- a CDS encoding MFS transporter, whose product is MSQAQWVFSAVLITSFFGPFLGSSINLAIPYMAKEFNVLPSFLTWYVSAYLLGSIAVLVPMGKLADIMGRKKIYTYGLYLFIVMTIGAGLADSLRMLITFSFLQGIASAMIFSTGMTLLVAVHKITERGKVIGYSAAATYIGLSLGPFLGGIITHFWGWRSIFFLIAIGLGLSLIAIKKVHDEWYGQKEPFD